The following proteins are co-located in the Haliotis asinina isolate JCU_RB_2024 chromosome 13, JCU_Hal_asi_v2, whole genome shotgun sequence genome:
- the LOC137259997 gene encoding MICOS complex subunit MIC13-like has protein sequence CYRLASKLAVGAGAVYVTIDQGVWNNSSNGSQALEKVKGSVLPAATDYAKQIPSLDDVNNTVLSGWNSGVKTVFHYVSSAPDTVGEYSKKAVSSSVNFVRGN, from the exons tgttACAGGCTTGCCAGCAAGCTAGCAGTTGGTGCTGGTGCAGTGTATGTGACCATTGACCAGGGTGTGTGGAACAACAGCAGCAATGGCAGTCAGGCCCTGGAGAAGGTGAAGGGATCTGTCCTGCCTGCTGCCACTGATTATGCTAAACAG ATTCCATCTTTAGATGATGTCAACAATACAGTGTTAAGTGGCTGGAACTCAG GGGTGAAGACTGTGTTCCACTATGTGTCATCAGCACCAGATACAGTCGGGGAGTACAGCAAGAAGGCCGTGTCATCATCTGTCAACTTCGTACGTGGAAACTGA